A window of the Actinomycetota bacterium genome harbors these coding sequences:
- a CDS encoding GGDEF domain-containing protein — protein sequence MIHDTRIEGNLPSSFASASDTGAERLGVAIVGGNLRAASILRLLSEVDNIDVLAVSCGNSVAPAIRLAEDIGVYTTRDFTEIYQLPSLGLIIDISGDPEIYNALRSQRPSGTELIGATGTNLIWDLLVAKKRGEEQEKLFVELQIAYDKIRSHERNLQINQEKLERANEELEWRLAEIFFTHEFFKALTLFSGIDDVCSLIVDGANGILGAEISCVYLLSKDDWTLRLAASQGRSEDHFRPVISTRETILGKAFREGSVYESDVPYNSESAGWLVEPGSVRSQAAVSLGVGDQVLGVLVIGSAFHREMSATEAERLRVIGSQSSISVHNALLHDELERLSVTDRLTELYNHGHFHQRLEEEFGRAERFGHTLALIMLDIDNFKSFNDTYGHPRGDRVLQTVSAAIRNNLREMDIAARYGGEEFVVLLPETDAEGALAVAERIRKEVEETQFVVGEGIPPVHQSVSAGVAAYPAHASKASTLVDEADKAMYVAKREGKNRVRVAG from the coding sequence ATGATTCATGACACACGCATAGAGGGCAACCTGCCTTCATCGTTTGCCTCGGCAAGCGACACCGGCGCAGAAAGGCTCGGGGTCGCTATTGTCGGCGGCAATCTTCGTGCTGCCTCGATTTTGCGACTGCTCAGTGAGGTGGATAATATCGATGTTCTGGCGGTAAGCTGCGGCAATTCCGTTGCGCCCGCCATACGCCTTGCCGAAGATATTGGGGTTTACACGACACGAGACTTCACTGAGATATATCAGTTGCCGTCTCTAGGTTTGATCATCGACATCTCCGGCGATCCCGAGATATACAACGCCTTGCGCTCTCAGCGACCCTCGGGCACCGAGCTGATCGGAGCCACAGGAACCAACCTGATATGGGATCTTCTGGTGGCAAAGAAGCGCGGAGAGGAGCAAGAGAAGCTGTTCGTGGAGTTGCAGATCGCCTACGACAAGATCAGGAGCCACGAACGCAACTTGCAGATAAACCAGGAAAAGCTTGAGCGAGCCAACGAGGAGCTCGAATGGCGGCTCGCCGAGATATTCTTCACGCATGAGTTCTTTAAAGCGCTGACACTGTTTAGCGGCATCGACGACGTCTGTTCCCTGATTGTAGATGGCGCCAATGGAATTCTCGGTGCCGAGATATCGTGTGTGTACTTGCTATCGAAAGATGACTGGACGCTAAGACTCGCCGCTTCTCAGGGAAGATCCGAGGATCACTTCAGGCCTGTGATCTCGACAAGAGAAACGATACTGGGCAAGGCATTTCGAGAGGGAAGCGTCTACGAATCCGATGTGCCCTACAATTCAGAGTCGGCAGGCTGGCTGGTGGAGCCCGGAAGTGTAAGGTCGCAGGCGGCGGTTTCCCTAGGAGTCGGGGACCAGGTGCTAGGTGTGCTGGTGATCGGGTCTGCTTTCCACAGGGAGATGAGCGCTACTGAGGCAGAAAGGCTACGCGTGATAGGCAGCCAATCTTCGATCTCGGTTCACAACGCCCTACTCCATGATGAGCTGGAGCGCCTGTCCGTCACCGACCGGCTGACAGAGCTTTATAACCACGGCCACTTCCACCAGCGTCTTGAGGAGGAGTTCGGCCGCGCTGAGCGCTTCGGCCACACACTGGCTCTGATAATGCTGGATATCGACAACTTCAAATCATTCAACGATACGTATGGGCATCCTAGGGGAGACAGGGTTCTTCAAACGGTGAGTGCCGCGATTCGCAACAACTTGCGGGAGATGGACATAGCGGCTCGATACGGTGGTGAGGAGTTCGTAGTTCTGCTGCCCGAAACTGACGCTGAAGGCGCTTTGGCAGTGGCCGAGAGGATCAGGAAAGAAGTAGAGGAGACGCAGTTCGTCGTCGGAGAGGGGATTCCGCCGGTACACCAGAGCGTTTCGGCGGGCGTGGCGGCATATCCGGCTCATGCCAGCAAGGCATCTACCCTCGTTGATGAGGCCGACAAGGCGATGTATGTGGCCAAGCGCGAGGGGAAGAACCGCGTCAGGGTGGCAGGTTGA
- a CDS encoding chemotaxis protein CheD translates to MSMLPDGSLDAAEAPVRVEVGLGELAYARHPDYLMTPALGSCVAVTLWDPTLKHGAMAHVMLPAPPRVALPGNSARYAIYAIGKMAEDLRNAGSPRRRLVAKIAGGAAMFQADGILASVGERNVEEVKKQLALLKIPLLAEDIGERHARTVELHLDTGVLLVRSYLYGVKRL, encoded by the coding sequence ATGTCGATGCTTCCCGATGGATCTCTCGATGCTGCTGAGGCTCCAGTCAGAGTCGAGGTTGGCCTTGGCGAGCTGGCGTATGCACGTCATCCTGATTACCTGATGACTCCTGCGCTGGGATCCTGTGTGGCTGTGACACTTTGGGACCCTACACTCAAGCATGGAGCGATGGCCCATGTGATGCTACCAGCTCCGCCACGAGTAGCACTGCCAGGCAACTCTGCAAGGTATGCAATCTATGCTATCGGTAAGATGGCGGAGGACCTCAGGAACGCCGGATCCCCTCGCCGGCGCTTGGTAGCCAAAATTGCCGGTGGCGCAGCGATGTTTCAGGCCGATGGTATTTTGGCCAGTGTCGGTGAGCGCAACGTTGAAGAAGTAAAAAAACAGCTGGCACTGTTGAAAATACCCCTACTTGCCGAAGATATAGGCGAGCGTCACGCTCGAACTGTAGAGTTACATCTGGACACCGGAGTACTGTTAGTGCGAAGTTATCTTTATGGTGTGAAGAGGCTATGA
- a CDS encoding chemotaxis protein CheC has translation MEISKLTELQLDAIREIGSIGAGHAATALSQLTGKQIDISVPSLEIVPCTEVPQVFGGPERLVGAVYARILGDISGNILFMVDRESSLALVDLMRGRTIGTARTFGHEEERQVTHTASVLIAAYIASIARLTDMDILPSSPMFALDMAGAILQVAALEASLSSDQAILVRTRFSDEGTSVDGAPFFLPDSAGLEVILGRLGVK, from the coding sequence ATGGAGATTTCAAAGCTGACGGAGCTGCAACTCGACGCTATTCGAGAGATCGGAAGCATAGGGGCAGGACATGCCGCAACAGCGTTATCACAGTTGACAGGCAAGCAGATCGACATCTCCGTTCCGTCCCTTGAAATCGTTCCGTGTACTGAGGTTCCTCAAGTGTTTGGTGGACCGGAAAGGCTGGTCGGCGCCGTTTACGCGAGAATTCTTGGGGACATCTCGGGCAACATATTGTTTATGGTTGACAGGGAGTCTTCACTGGCGCTGGTCGATCTGATGCGTGGTCGCACCATAGGCACCGCCAGGACCTTTGGGCACGAGGAAGAAAGGCAGGTAACCCACACCGCATCAGTACTGATTGCCGCTTACATTGCCTCGATTGCCCGTCTTACGGACATGGATATACTTCCGTCCAGCCCGATGTTTGCCCTGGACATGGCTGGTGCCATCTTGCAGGTTGCGGCCCTCGAGGCGAGTCTGAGCTCCGACCAGGCAATTCTGGTGCGCACCAGATTCAGCGACGAGGGGACTTCGGTCGATGGCGCACCCTTCTTCCTTCCGGACTCCGCGGGGCTTGAGGTGATTCTTGGGCGACTGGGAGTAAAGTGA
- a CDS encoding chemotaxis protein CheA produces the protein MSDMDAYRDLFLSESADYLQAITGGLLTLEESPKDIEPVEVIFRGAHSLKGMSAAMGYEMTAELTHRMEGLMDGVRKRTRPVDSELVDLMLEAVDVVRGLIDEESQGGTDYSAAQEIMQRITEMATREIQVEDSNTSGEDVHLYSVVVTLDKECVLKAVRSYMVMKRLSYMGTIVDTVPSVRDLEDERFDQDFTVILETSSPSAEIIRVIEEVTEVEKAQVTAHAVAPTEETEGQADPGSPKALGRRTEIPKLSETQTVRISIGHLDSMVDLVGELIIFRSRLEAIAKSLGSKELAEATEELQRISSELQYEVLDTRMVPVDNIFNRFPRMVRDLARDLGKEVAFRMEGLDIELDRTVLDEIGDPIVHLLRNSIDHGIESPEERRTASKPAKGSISLVAKRERDTVKICVSDDGGGIDAGRVWKKACDLGLVNHEEYDEYTDENILLLTCVPGFSTAKKATKVSGRGVGMDAVKGKIEYLGGSMSVRSALGVGTTVELSLPLTLAIIQALLVIAHNQVFALPISHVDEVMRPDGVRLDTIDGAPVLIGRDGSVIPVSRLDELLGLSSRGGKVEAGEHVVLVHYADGIKRGLVVGGLGGRIEAVVKPLAQVFRSVRGVSGATVLGDGSVALILDPRTMFLHGEGH, from the coding sequence GTGAGTGACATGGATGCATATCGCGATCTTTTCCTATCTGAGAGCGCCGACTATCTTCAAGCGATCACAGGCGGATTGCTCACGCTTGAGGAGTCTCCCAAGGATATTGAGCCGGTGGAGGTAATCTTCCGAGGAGCCCACAGCCTGAAGGGGATGTCGGCCGCTATGGGTTACGAGATGACCGCTGAGCTCACCCACAGGATGGAAGGGCTCATGGATGGCGTTCGAAAGCGGACTCGGCCAGTTGACTCAGAGCTTGTCGACCTGATGCTGGAGGCCGTTGATGTCGTCAGAGGACTGATCGACGAGGAATCGCAGGGTGGTACGGATTATAGCGCTGCCCAGGAGATCATGCAGCGGATAACTGAGATGGCGACGCGCGAGATTCAAGTCGAGGATTCGAACACTTCCGGGGAGGACGTACACCTCTACTCCGTAGTTGTTACGCTCGACAAGGAGTGCGTACTGAAGGCCGTGCGCTCTTACATGGTTATGAAGCGGCTTTCTTACATGGGGACGATAGTCGATACCGTACCCTCGGTTCGAGATCTCGAAGACGAGCGTTTCGACCAGGATTTTACCGTTATCCTGGAAACGAGCAGCCCCTCCGCCGAAATCATCAGGGTGATCGAAGAGGTCACGGAGGTGGAAAAGGCCCAGGTTACGGCGCATGCTGTCGCGCCTACCGAGGAAACTGAAGGGCAAGCAGACCCCGGGAGCCCGAAAGCCTTGGGCCGTCGCACCGAGATACCGAAGCTCTCGGAGACTCAGACCGTGCGAATCTCAATCGGTCATCTTGACTCGATGGTCGATCTCGTCGGGGAGTTGATTATCTTTCGCTCTCGCCTTGAGGCCATTGCAAAATCGCTAGGGAGCAAAGAGCTCGCTGAGGCCACCGAGGAGCTCCAGCGAATCTCATCTGAGCTGCAATATGAAGTGCTGGACACTCGTATGGTGCCTGTCGACAACATATTCAACCGGTTTCCAAGGATGGTTCGTGATTTGGCGCGGGATCTGGGTAAAGAGGTAGCATTTCGTATGGAGGGGCTCGATATCGAACTTGATCGTACCGTGCTTGATGAGATCGGAGACCCAATCGTCCACCTTTTGCGCAACAGCATCGATCATGGGATCGAGTCGCCCGAGGAGCGTAGGACCGCCTCCAAACCCGCAAAAGGCTCTATATCCCTTGTGGCCAAGCGCGAAAGGGATACTGTCAAGATATGCGTAAGTGATGATGGTGGCGGAATTGACGCAGGGCGAGTGTGGAAGAAGGCATGTGACCTGGGGCTGGTCAACCATGAGGAATACGATGAGTACACCGATGAAAACATCTTGCTGCTGACATGCGTGCCCGGGTTTTCAACCGCCAAGAAGGCCACAAAAGTGTCGGGTAGGGGAGTTGGCATGGATGCCGTAAAGGGCAAGATCGAGTATCTTGGCGGCTCGATGTCGGTTAGATCTGCATTGGGAGTGGGCACAACCGTCGAGCTCTCGCTTCCCCTGACACTCGCGATTATACAGGCGCTTCTAGTGATAGCTCACAATCAGGTGTTTGCGTTGCCGATCAGTCATGTAGATGAAGTCATGAGACCCGACGGAGTGCGGCTGGACACGATCGATGGTGCGCCGGTGCTGATCGGTAGGGACGGGTCTGTAATTCCGGTGTCGCGTCTCGATGAATTGCTCGGACTTTCTTCACGCGGGGGCAAGGTGGAAGCAGGGGAGCACGTGGTGCTTGTTCACTATGCCGATGGGATAAAGCGTGGACTTGTGGTTGGAGGGCTTGGGGGGCGGATCGAGGCCGTTGTGAAGCCACTAGCGCAGGTGTTTCGGAGTGTGAGGGGTGTCAGTGGGGCTACGGTGCTTGGGGATGGAAGTGTTGCATTGATATTGGACCCAAGGACGATGTTCTTGCATGGAGAGGGCCACTAA
- a CDS encoding chemotaxis response regulator protein-glutamate methylesterase gives MREPVKIKVLVVDDSALTRQILTRALSIDPRIEIVGTAKTGVEAIELAMERQPDVITLDIEMPELSGLEALPVLTRQCDARVIMLSSLSDSDSTYQALSSGAVDFVCKPKKGIASTMNELSEYLLKKIRVAYRIDPAKVAATVSRPEGKDSQWAKAGSLPRRNGEERVSGPPQLSALVAIAASTGGPNALEKVLSGLAPSIPAAYLMVQHLPVGFSASLARRLSNVSGIPVSEAVDGMPVLAGRAYIAPYGAHMSVEKSGDGVRIQLNDGPSQHGVKPAADPLFASVAREFKERSIGVVLTGMGHDGAQGMLEVRDAGGTTIVQDEETSVVWGMPGAAVRSGAARYVVPLEQVAVEIRKSIKARGAS, from the coding sequence ATGCGAGAACCGGTCAAAATCAAGGTCCTGGTTGTAGATGATTCTGCGTTGACGCGGCAGATTCTCACGCGGGCGCTGTCGATAGATCCGCGCATTGAAATCGTCGGTACCGCGAAAACAGGCGTAGAGGCGATCGAACTTGCGATGGAGAGACAGCCCGATGTAATTACGCTGGACATTGAGATGCCTGAGTTAAGCGGCCTGGAGGCCCTGCCCGTCTTGACGAGACAATGTGATGCGCGGGTTATAATGCTTAGCTCACTTAGCGATTCAGACTCAACATACCAGGCGCTGTCATCAGGGGCTGTAGATTTCGTCTGTAAGCCCAAAAAAGGTATCGCCAGTACGATGAATGAGCTGTCAGAGTACCTATTGAAGAAGATTCGTGTCGCCTATCGGATAGATCCAGCAAAGGTCGCGGCAACAGTATCCCGCCCTGAGGGCAAGGATTCCCAATGGGCCAAGGCGGGCTCTCTACCGAGGAGGAATGGTGAAGAAAGGGTATCAGGCCCGCCCCAACTCTCCGCGCTGGTTGCGATTGCCGCTTCGACGGGAGGGCCGAACGCTCTCGAAAAGGTGCTATCGGGTCTGGCACCTTCGATTCCTGCTGCTTATTTGATGGTTCAGCATCTGCCGGTGGGATTTTCTGCTTCGCTAGCCCGACGCCTTTCCAATGTTAGCGGCATTCCGGTTTCCGAAGCCGTGGACGGAATGCCTGTCCTTGCGGGCCGAGCGTACATAGCGCCTTATGGCGCGCACATGAGCGTGGAGAAGTCGGGCGACGGAGTTCGGATCCAGCTAAATGACGGCCCTTCGCAGCATGGAGTGAAGCCTGCGGCCGATCCTCTCTTCGCAAGTGTGGCGCGTGAGTTCAAAGAACGCTCGATCGGGGTGGTATTGACAGGCATGGGACACGACGGTGCTCAAGGAATGCTGGAGGTAAGAGACGCGGGCGGTACGACTATCGTGCAAGATGAGGAGACCTCCGTGGTTTGGGGCATGCCAGGCGCCGCTGTGCGTTCGGGCGCGGCCAGGTATGTGGTCCCGCTGGAGCAGGTTGCTGTTGAAATCCGAAAATCAATCAAGGCAAGAGGTGCATCGTGA
- a CDS encoding response regulator — MSKTVLVVDDAAFMRMMIRDILSGEGFVIHEAVNGRDAVEKYGEVRPDLVTMDITMPEMSGLEALRAIRESDSRARILMVSAMGQQKMIVEALESGAMDFLVKPFQPAKVLETVNKCLALRIP, encoded by the coding sequence ATGTCCAAGACCGTTCTCGTAGTTGACGACGCTGCTTTCATGAGAATGATGATCCGCGACATTCTGTCGGGGGAGGGATTTGTTATCCATGAGGCGGTTAACGGTCGCGACGCGGTGGAAAAGTACGGGGAAGTCAGGCCCGACCTGGTTACCATGGACATCACGATGCCGGAGATGAGTGGACTGGAAGCTCTGAGGGCTATTCGAGAGAGTGATTCGCGCGCACGCATACTGATGGTTAGCGCGATGGGTCAGCAGAAAATGATTGTGGAGGCACTCGAGTCCGGCGCGATGGATTTTTTGGTAAAACCTTTTCAGCCGGCGAAGGTATTGGAGACCGTCAACAAGTGCCTGGCGCTACGGATACCGTGA
- a CDS encoding purine-binding chemotaxis protein CheW produces MSSATEHTDGTYVIFRLGAEEYGLEIGKVQSIVHFDQPTPVPKSDESIMGVLNLRGKVIPIVDVARRLGRERFRPGSGSRIIVVEGDAGLMGLAVDSANEVTEIRGDQIQAAPAAVLGAEGLEVFDGVANRDGALVILMNLDRAVPRVEYVHLGETVALEGEFDVQDRSRS; encoded by the coding sequence ATGTCGAGCGCGACAGAACATACCGATGGGACATACGTAATATTTCGGCTTGGCGCCGAGGAGTACGGCCTAGAGATCGGCAAGGTGCAAAGCATCGTCCATTTCGATCAGCCGACGCCGGTACCTAAAAGCGATGAGTCAATTATGGGAGTGTTGAATTTGCGTGGCAAGGTGATCCCGATAGTCGACGTCGCCCGCCGGTTGGGCCGTGAGAGGTTCAGGCCTGGCTCGGGCTCGAGGATCATTGTAGTTGAAGGCGACGCGGGATTGATGGGGCTTGCGGTAGATTCCGCCAATGAGGTCACCGAGATTCGCGGGGATCAGATCCAGGCGGCTCCGGCGGCAGTATTGGGCGCCGAGGGCCTGGAAGTGTTCGATGGAGTGGCGAATCGAGATGGAGCGTTAGTTATATTGATGAACCTGGATCGCGCTGTACCGAGAGTTGAATACGTGCATTTGGGCGAGACCGTTGCGTTGGAAGGTGAATTCGATGTCCAAGACCGTTCTCGTAGTTGA
- a CDS encoding HAMP domain-containing protein, producing MPAEHRSSVVKGGLSLAFTMLTWATIGPPVLTGLILSAIFAWWWLGLTLSEMLPIIVAGSIFMMILSVPGTYLWRWQFKSRILSPLRDLGGVMVEVGKGDLRQRVEVVRKDEIGLLAEECNHLIESLADIAGKVYVSAEAVSSASNELSASSEEISSSTMEISSSVQQIAHGAELQSHKIEETTHSMETISRTTDVVARQAQEVAAMSEEAARVSVTGQRATEEAIVKIGEVQQAIEILAESVEILGKRGSEIGTIVDVITSIADQTNLLSLNAAIEAARAGESGRGFSVVADEVRKLAEGSGKAAEQIGELIKEVQEETARAVKYMELGTREVESGSEVVGRSAEALRQITDVVSRTAILAEQIAKAMSDQVSSTTAVDTSMHDIAAIVEQNAAAAEETAAATEQQTACMEEIASAAQELSDMAARLHEAVKQFKV from the coding sequence ATGCCAGCAGAGCACAGGAGTAGCGTAGTCAAGGGGGGCCTTTCGCTAGCATTTACCATGCTTACATGGGCAACTATCGGCCCTCCAGTTCTGACGGGGCTGATCTTGTCAGCTATATTCGCCTGGTGGTGGCTTGGGCTTACCCTTTCGGAGATGCTTCCGATCATAGTCGCTGGGTCGATATTTATGATGATACTTTCTGTCCCGGGGACGTATCTTTGGCGATGGCAGTTTAAGTCGCGTATTTTATCCCCGTTGCGGGATCTCGGTGGCGTGATGGTCGAAGTAGGAAAGGGCGATCTCCGTCAACGAGTCGAAGTTGTGCGCAAAGATGAAATCGGACTGCTCGCAGAAGAGTGCAACCACCTGATTGAGTCACTGGCTGACATCGCGGGCAAGGTTTACGTATCCGCCGAGGCGGTTTCCTCCGCATCCAATGAGCTTTCTGCATCCTCAGAGGAGATATCGTCTTCGACTATGGAGATATCTTCGTCCGTACAGCAGATCGCCCATGGCGCGGAGCTTCAGTCCCACAAGATCGAAGAAACCACCCACTCCATGGAGACTATCAGCAGGACCACAGATGTTGTTGCGCGCCAGGCTCAGGAGGTGGCGGCGATGAGTGAGGAGGCCGCGAGGGTCTCCGTTACAGGGCAGAGGGCTACCGAAGAGGCTATTGTCAAGATAGGTGAGGTCCAGCAGGCCATTGAGATCCTGGCTGAGTCAGTCGAAATTCTCGGTAAGCGCGGCAGCGAGATAGGCACGATCGTAGACGTGATAACTTCGATAGCGGATCAAACCAATCTGCTCTCGCTAAATGCCGCGATTGAGGCTGCACGGGCTGGTGAATCAGGTCGCGGCTTCTCGGTCGTTGCGGATGAGGTTCGGAAGTTGGCCGAGGGCTCGGGCAAGGCCGCCGAGCAGATTGGTGAGCTTATCAAGGAAGTGCAGGAAGAGACCGCGCGCGCGGTAAAGTATATGGAGCTTGGCACGCGTGAGGTGGAAAGCGGCAGCGAGGTCGTGGGACGTTCTGCCGAAGCGCTTCGGCAGATCACCGACGTAGTGTCCCGCACCGCGATTTTGGCCGAGCAGATTGCAAAAGCGATGTCGGATCAGGTCTCCAGCACCACGGCGGTGGATACTTCGATGCATGATATCGCCGCTATCGTCGAGCAGAATGCCGCTGCCGCGGAAGAAACCGCCGCTGCCACAGAGCAGCAGACTGCCTGCATGGAGGAGATAGCCTCGGCTGCGCAGGAGCTTTCCGATATGGCTGCCAGGCTTCATGAGGCAGTAAAACAGTTCAAGGTCTAG
- a CDS encoding protein-glutamate O-methyltransferase CheR — MERLRAEQVYRGNIDQLLKKINKDGGIDLQPYRRAYVERRITARMRMLRLHSYRQYASHLTSHPDEYAKLMDTLTINVTDFFRDPVVYEAFNTKILPSLIEDKIRSRNRIVRVWSAGCATGEEPYSLAMSFMEALRNKDANLNFTIFGTDLDPNALATAKQATYATAKLSHIPKRLQVKYLQVDGDRFQINPEVKKHVKFRQMNLFTDKPVSMVDVIFCRNVFIYFDKEQQEKVLKSFWSALSRGGYLVLGRSEKMSASMTSEFLLVNGKERIYRKPSNF; from the coding sequence GTGGAGCGATTGCGAGCCGAGCAGGTCTATCGAGGCAACATCGACCAACTGCTCAAGAAGATCAACAAAGATGGGGGCATAGACCTCCAGCCATATCGGCGAGCATACGTAGAGCGGCGCATAACCGCGCGAATGCGGATGCTGCGCTTGCACTCATACAGGCAGTACGCGAGCCATCTGACCAGCCATCCGGATGAGTATGCGAAGCTCATGGATACCCTTACCATAAATGTCACGGATTTCTTTCGCGACCCGGTGGTTTATGAAGCCTTCAACACAAAAATATTGCCCTCGCTTATTGAGGATAAGATCAGGTCGCGAAATAGGATAGTGCGTGTTTGGTCTGCTGGTTGCGCCACAGGAGAAGAGCCCTACTCGTTGGCAATGTCGTTTATGGAGGCCCTACGCAATAAAGACGCCAACCTGAACTTCACTATATTCGGGACGGACCTGGATCCCAATGCCCTTGCGACTGCCAAGCAGGCGACGTACGCCACTGCCAAACTGTCGCACATTCCCAAGCGCCTTCAGGTAAAATATCTGCAAGTGGACGGTGATAGATTTCAGATCAACCCTGAAGTGAAAAAGCACGTGAAGTTTCGTCAGATGAATCTTTTCACCGACAAGCCAGTCAGCATGGTCGATGTTATCTTCTGTCGCAATGTATTTATATACTTCGATAAGGAGCAGCAGGAGAAAGTCCTGAAGAGTTTCTGGTCAGCTCTCTCGCGAGGGGGGTATCTTGTCCTTGGGAGAAGTGAGAAGATGAGCGCATCAATGACAAGCGAGTTTCTTCTCGTCAATGGCAAAGAGAGGATCTATCGCAAGCCAAGTAACTTTTGA
- a CDS encoding L,D-transpeptidase family protein has protein sequence MSADNPALRLLAVVLSVLLLGMSASVALAIAEDYTSQRVVPENTWLFDGTPISGLTREQASQAIAQRMGPAGRPITIHSPKGAYRASLTDVVNTDIEAMLDAAWDPTLSKTLAERLLVGATGDHPANTILPVLEVDEARLEGDVRRAAARIDTPPVNAAIFIENGKIVKRNAESGLEVDVAESVENISRILLTGVKRAPLVVDTVTPKIEDSDLGDTIVVRLSERRLYLYDGMELEETYRVAIGAPGHSTPRGTWEITRKRHMPTWRNPGSEWAREMPAVIPPGANNPLGTRALDLSANLIRIHGTTKNYSIGTAASRGCLRMHRWDVEDLFERVEVGTPVLIVR, from the coding sequence ATGAGCGCTGATAATCCTGCATTGCGCCTGTTGGCTGTCGTGCTGTCAGTTCTTTTGCTCGGGATGTCGGCCAGCGTGGCACTGGCTATTGCCGAAGACTATACCAGTCAGCGGGTAGTGCCGGAAAACACCTGGCTTTTCGATGGAACACCAATATCGGGGCTGACCAGAGAACAGGCCAGCCAGGCCATAGCGCAACGAATGGGACCCGCAGGCAGGCCGATAACCATACACAGTCCGAAGGGGGCCTACAGAGCGAGCCTCACTGACGTCGTCAACACCGATATCGAGGCGATGCTTGACGCAGCGTGGGATCCGACGCTCTCAAAAACGCTGGCCGAGCGATTGCTGGTCGGCGCTACCGGCGATCATCCCGCAAACACTATTCTGCCAGTCCTCGAGGTAGATGAAGCTAGACTTGAAGGGGATGTACGAAGAGCTGCGGCGCGCATAGATACCCCACCCGTGAACGCAGCTATCTTCATTGAGAATGGCAAGATAGTTAAGCGCAACGCCGAGAGCGGGCTTGAGGTCGACGTCGCCGAAAGCGTCGAAAATATCTCCCGGATTTTACTGACAGGCGTAAAGAGGGCGCCTTTGGTTGTCGATACGGTAACTCCCAAAATCGAGGATTCGGATCTCGGCGATACGATCGTTGTCAGATTATCCGAGCGAAGGCTCTACCTCTATGACGGCATGGAGCTCGAGGAGACCTACCGGGTAGCCATCGGAGCCCCGGGGCACTCCACTCCTCGCGGAACATGGGAAATCACCCGCAAGCGGCACATGCCGACCTGGAGAAACCCCGGAAGCGAGTGGGCCCGTGAAATGCCCGCGGTAATCCCCCCGGGAGCGAACAACCCGCTGGGCACCCGAGCGCTTGACCTAAGCGCTAACTTAATACGTATCCATGGGACGACAAAAAATTACTCGATAGGAACAGCGGCAAGTCGCGGATGCCTCAGAATGCACCGTTGGGACGTCGAAGACCTTTTCGAGCGAGTCGAGGTCGGTACCCCGGTCCTCATCGTGCGTTAG